The Glycine soja cultivar W05 chromosome 8, ASM419377v2, whole genome shotgun sequence genome has a window encoding:
- the LOC114420930 gene encoding aspartic proteinase Asp1-like — protein sequence MKMGKVVMVVAVMVLFNMSSCSAWFGGNKHKSGRNSILPSEATSSRSRLLNPAGSSIVLPLYGNVYPVGFYNVTLNIGQPARPYFLDVDTGSDLTWLQCDAPCTHCSETPHPLYRPSNDFVPCRDPLCASLQPTEDYNCEHPDQCDYEINYADQYSTFGVLLNDVYLLNFTNGVQLKVRMALGCGYDQVFSPSSYHPLDGLLGLGRGKASLISQLNSQGLVRNVIGHCLSAQGGGYIFFGNAYDSARVTWTPISSVDSKHYSAGPAELVFGGRKTGVGSLTAVFDTGSSYTYFNSHAYQALLSWLKKELSGKPLKVAPDDQTLPLCWHGKRPFTSLREVRKYFKPVALGFTNGGRTKAQFEILPEAYLIISNLGNVCLGILNGSEVGLEELNLIGDISMQDKVMVFENEKQLIGWGPADCSRIPKSGDVSI from the exons atgaagatgGGGAAAGTGGTGATGGTGGTTGCAGTGATGGTGTTGTTCAACATGTCTTCTTGTTCTGCTTGGTTTGGTGGTAACAAACACAAAAGTGGAAGGAACTCGATTCTCCCAAGTGAAGCCACGTCATCACGGTCAAGGCTTTTGAACCCTGCTGGCTCCTCTATTGTGCTCCCTCTTTATGGCAACGTTTATCCTGTTGG GTTCTATAATGTTACTCTTAATATCGGTCAGCCAGCAAGGCCTTATTTTCTTGATGTGGACACGGGTAGTGATCTCACATGGCTCCAATGTGATGCCCCTTGTACTCATTGCTCTGAG ACACCCCATCCACTCTACAGGCCCAGCAATGACTTTGTACCCTGCAGGGATCCCCTTTGTGCATCCTTGCAGCCAACTGAGGACTACAACTGTGAACACCCTGATCAATGTGactatgaaattaattatgcagaTCAGTACTCGACCTTTGGCGTGCTTCTCAATGATGTCTACCTTCTCAACTTCACCAATGGAGTCCAACTTAAAGTTCGGATGGCACTCGG ATGTGGATATGATCAAgtattttctccttcttcttacCATCCCTTAGATGGATTACTTGGCCTTGGAAGGGGAAAGGCCAGCTTGATATCCCAGTTGAATAGTCAGGGCTTGGTACGAAATGTGATTGGACATTGTTTGAGTGCACAAGGAGGAGGGTATATCTTCTTTGGGAATGCATATGATTCTGCTCGAGTGACTTGGACTCCAATTTCATCTGTAGATTC AAAACATTACTCTGCAGGGCCAGCTGAACTTGTTTTTGGAGGAAGGAAAACTGGGGTTGGAAGTCTGACTGCTGTTTTTGACACTGGAAGTTCTTACACTTACTTCAATTCTCATGCTTACCAAGCACTACTTTCTTGG CTGAAGAAGGAATTAAGTGGAAAGCCCTTAAAAGTAGCACCTGATGATCAGACTTTACCTCTCTGCTGGCACGGTAAAAGACCTTTCACAAGCCTACGTGAAGTCAGGAAATACTTCAAGCCTGTGGCACTTGGTttcaccaatggtggaagaacTAAAGCCCAATTTGAGATCCTTCCTGAAGCTTATCTGATAATATCT AACCTGGGAAATGTTTGTCTGGGCATTCTAAATGGCTCTGAAGTAGGGTTGGAGGAACTGAATCTAATTGGAG ACATATCCATGCAAGACAAAGTGATGGTGTTTGAAAATGAGAAGCAGTTGATTGGTTGGGGACCTGCAGATTGCAGCCGTATTCCAAAATCCGGAGATGTCAGTATTTGA